The Xyrauchen texanus isolate HMW12.3.18 chromosome 17, RBS_HiC_50CHRs, whole genome shotgun sequence DNA window ATAAATTAGCAGCAGACATGGCATCAAGAGGCGCATTTTGCTATCTCAGATGCAGATATGTATgcacttaggcagctggaactaaactgaacaggtgggcttaaggcccctcTAGTTATACAAccatttatattactggaaagttctagaagttaccccaagtttactcagcactgaatctatctggaatattctggaaaataggtacatttcaaaatatcactgtcctggtcacaaaagcaaagtttgtgtggaataaaaaacattctatacttttgaggcataagcaattaggaaataacactacCCAGGAacccaaaaaaatataatataatttaaaaaaaaatacagttacaCTGTGTTGGCAGATGTGCGTTAAATGCATCCAGGGATGTGTTGGTGTGTTGTACAGTTCAGGAACAAACATCACACAAGTGGTGAACACTATCCTAAAGCTCACATCTAGGCACAGATGGGCTTGTGTGAATGGAGAGAGTTAGTAGTAAGGAGTCTTGAAAGTACAAAAGGAATTGAGGGATGAATTTCCAGAGTGCTGAGAATGAGAACAGAGTCTAGCCAGCCTGGAGTAGCTCTATATTTTCAACTTCTGCTTCATCTTCAGAGAGTCTATTCATAGATATGAGAATAATATAAAAGGCCGAATACTATTCTAAAATAACTATTTGTGTGAGTAAATCTCACAAAGCCTTTCCAGAACATCTCCAGATCATATTTCACcacaaatatcaataaataaaaataagaaatgacattttgcataaagaaaatggtcTATTTTAGGAACATTAagattttacattattaatgacaATTATGCACATATTCctattcatttttattcaacTCATTATATTTAGTGCTTTTTTTGCAAGGGCCTTTTTTTAGTATGACTGACTTAATTGGATACGTTTATCTCACATATTTAAAAGTAATCTGAAATGATTAAATGCAGTTGTGAGAACTTCAGTTTAGTTAGCTGAACTTAAAACTGATGTAGATATATCAACTTTAAGGTCTGCTGCTATAAAGTTAGTGTTCAGTGCACCTTACTTTAATTGTCAAGTAAACCCAGCAAGTTTTGCACTGCAGGATGATCTCTTCTTGAGAGGCACACACCACACGCATTATAATTTGACTAGGAGGCACATAGATGTCAACACTTGACACACAAATCTTAGCAATGGTGAACCTCAACAAACATCTTTAAGCTCTTAACATCACCAAAATCTACAACAGTGATGACAAAAGCAACATCAGCAGCACACATTAAGTGTGCAAATAGCAAACAAATAAGCCTACAACACTAACCGCATTATTTATTAATGCtacaatgcatgctgggaactggCAAATCTTTGTTGAGATGTCTTTAAGCAAGTTGAGATGACAAATACATTTGTTAGTTCAACTTCAGTACAAGTTGATAGAATGACAACTTAATATCTTAAGTTGACCGGATAATTTAGTTGTGTCAACTCAAAAAAGCACCTAGATACAACTAAATGTCAATTTCAactaaatgaatttttttttaattgtcatgaaaataattccACAACGCGAATATCTCATTTAATAAAGACtttttttctttatgcaaaatattagttcagattttcttttgttttcaggGCTAAATATTACCTGGACATGTTCTATATGAGAGTCAATCTAAAATGCCGTCATGCCCTTAACGTTTCGAATCATACACTCCTGCACCACACATTACAACATTCCTGAGAATATATATCCGCTGGCTGTATTTTCATGAagcaagaattgatttcttacatCCATAAGCTCTATTCTCATTTTCAGCATGAGTAAGGAAGGAGCCAGAGACCTGATTTTCTGGCAGAATGACAGTAAAATGGTTAAAATGACTGTACTCAAAAGAACAAGGCAGCTCTCTTCACAGGTGAGGTAGTGGTTGGTGTACAGAGGGTATGTGCCTGCAGCTGAACAGGGAGAGAACCAGCTCATCCCAGACCCTCACAAGCAGTGTACAACTGGGGTTTGGAGGTCTCCACTGGGGCATCGTCCCCTAAAGCCTGTCCTGAAGGTTAGTGGTAGAGGGTTATGAGGGTCCCTCACCAGATGAGACCTCCTCCACTCCTGCCTCCACTCGGTCTGGCCATATTCCAGGGGTCCCTCCGCTCTCTCTCAGCTGCTCTTCTTGGCTGACGCAATTGTTGATGCGTGGTTGCCTGGAAGGGGGTGAGCAGGGCAGAGAGCCCAGGCCAGAAGTAGAGATGACCGATTGGGAATGCTGTCCTGGCTCATCTTCCTCCAGGTCGTTGAATTGGTACACCTCCTCCAGGTCCAGCTCCAGCGGGCGAAAGCCCTTGGTCACCACGCCCGGCCGAGTGTCAAGGAGGCCGCCTAGGTGGGGCTGGGCTAACTGCTGCCATGCATGCAGAGTGGCTGAACCTGAGGGGAGTAGAGACAGAGCGGAGAGCAGgtcagtgtgaatgtgtgtgaatgggttacTATTTTGTATTTTAGCTAAATTTACATTTGTCTTCATAACTGAATAACTGATTTTATGCCTTAGGCCAGTACGTTTTTAAGATcaaatgtgtccaaacttttaactGGTAGCGAATAACTAAAGATTTAACTCCTTTTGATAGTGTAATTGAAAGacaaaagaaaaggagaaaatatAAAGGGGAAAATTAAAGACGTTTATTAGAAAGCTATAAACAAACTTAAAGACAAAACGTAGGAAAATGAAAACTGACAAGATGGTAGAAgtaaacaaatgtgaaaacaatagGTAGAAACAGGGACTTAGACAAGTCAAAGACATGCTCTGGATTCGTCACAATTCCTAAAAAATGTACTATTAGCAAGAGTGTGTCAGTAACGTTGTTCAGTGTAATCTTTCGTTATAACCAGCAGGAGGCACTAGAGAGGTTATTAAAAGATTCCCCCATTGATAAGCTtactttcattttaatgtattatcaaaaaaattaaaataaatgatacaaACATTCCGTAGCTGTGataagcaagcaagcgtgccttAAGGGTTTTTGGTGACACTGTACATCTGCACACTTTCTTTGTGTCTCTATAAACAAATACTGAAAGTGCATTGTGGAATTGAAGTTTTTGCTCTTACTTTAATCTCCAGATAAAGGATTCTTCACACCATCACAAATGTATGCAAGGAAAAAGCATGctcaacaacatttttaaatgagacGACTCATCTCTATGAACTCTTTTTCACCAAGTCAGAAATATTGAATTGTGTTGTTAATTTTTAAATGCAAGTTTGATTTTTAAATTGTTCGGATACCAAAAAATTAAGTCAGTTATCTAACATTTTTACAGAGAGTGTTAAAATTCAGCATTGAACTAGGTGTGAATAGTTTTGGTGTTAATAGCTCTTTATGAATTAGTGGACTAGTGTGAAAAGGCAttgacaattaaagggatagttcaccttaaaatgaaaattctctcatcacttacacaccctcatgcaTCTCAGATgagtctgactttctttcttctgcagaacacaaacgatgagttttagaagaacatttctgcTATGtgggtccattcagtgcaagttaatggtgaccagaattttgatgcacagaaaagtacataaaggcagcgtaaaagtaatccataagactccagtggtttaattaatatcttcaaaagtgatatgatacgtgtgggtgagaaacagatcaatatctaagtATTTTTTACTAATAATCTCCACCTTGTAAATCAGAacagaatgtgaatcaccaaaaaacaaaagaagaagaatgttgaagtgaaagtggataattatagtaaaaaagacttaaatttgaATCAGTTTtttacccacatctatcatatcgcttctgaagacatttattaCAGCACTGACATTGTACAGACATACAATTCTtcgaaaaatcttaatttgtgttctgcagaagaaaaaaaaagtcatacacatctgaaatggcatgagggtgagtacaatGTGGCCAAAAATAGCCTGTGTCTTTGTTcatccttttgatctttctttcaaaatattcacaaatatctaacctttaattgaagtaaactaaATGAGACGGGGGAAATATCtcagttaaataaatatttttctccaaaacatgtttgCCACATTAATTGGCACCCccagaaattcttatgagtaaaatatatcagaAATATATTCccgttattattaaaatatttttagtacacctgggtgaccAGGAACATggaattgttcagccatgacttcctgtttcaccggggtataaatatgaggtaacacacaagccaaattcccttagtTGTCCATCACAGTGGGTAAGACTAAAGAAAATACagttctgatgtgcggcaaaaggttaTTGAGCAACACAAAATGGTAAGTGGCTATAAAAAAATAGCCAAAGCGTTGAAAATAACCATTTCCATcctcagggcaataattaagttCCAAttaactggagatcttaagaatcgacCAGGAAGATGACAAGTGAGGAGGATGGGTTGAGAGGCCAAAGAATCtgcaaggatcacagctggagaattgcagaaattagttgggttaAAAaatcagaaagtctccaaaactacaatcagacgtcACCTATATCACCACATTTTGTTTGAgatggtttcaagaaaaaagcctctgctctcatccaacaacaaactcaagcgtcttcagattgccagacactactgggacttcaaatgcgaccgggttctatggtcagatgaaacaaaaaagagctttttgacagcaaacaccagagatgggtttggtgcacacagagatgaagtagtacccaatgcccacagtTAAATATGGTGCTGGATCttgaatgttgtggggctgtttttctgccagaggtcctggacatcttgtttggatacatggcatcatggactctatcaaataccaacagataaaaattaAAACCAGATTGCCTGgttgggccctggttggatcttccagcaggacaatgatccaaaacacacattaaaatcaacacaaatatGGTTCATCGACCataaaaatcaaggttctgccataaCCACAACtgcaaatgatgagatcattttcatttttgtttgaactatccctttaagttgcaCTGAGACTGGGTTCTTGAGGACTAAATTTCTCACATCTATAATATACTGGCAGTGTGCGAGAGTGAGGGTGTCTAAAACGCAAACCAGCAGCGAAGCTGTGTGTGTCTGAATTAGAATGAGCGTTGTGTCGTAAGGTCCTCAGCTCTGTGGTGCATCAGCGTCCACAAAGCGTCGAACACCTAGAGGCTGAATGGCCTGGATATGGCTCGGTTACCTTCCAGAGGTTTGACAATCTGGAGTTTATCTGGCAGGTAGGAGCGGGCACTGTAGATGGAGTACACCGAGTGCAGGGTGCCCAGAGACATGATGCTGTCCGCCGGAGTGAGGGAGCCGCCCTCCTCAATGCCACTCCCACCATCTCTGTCCCCGTACATTTTGTTCTTCTCCTCCGACAGAGCGTTGAGTTTACGCTCTCTCTCCTCCTCGAAGAAACGCCGTTCGCTCATGCAGTTGTCCCGGCGAAGGGAGAGACGTCGCAGAGCCGCCTCCAGGTCACGGGAGCCGGGTGTGCCAGGCGTGCCAGGCTTTCTGTTGGAGTCATTAGAGCTGAAACAAAAATCAGAGCTAGAATGTAAACAGAGAAATGTGAAAGGATATTGCTGTACTTGTTCTGAGGTCTAGTGTTGACTCCTACTGAAAAatactttataataaaaaattatgttttcttaaAAAATTGCAGTGaaataattgtgtttaaaatattattcatttgtccaccaaatcaaagtcatgtggtgtaaccaacatgtagggtagcattttgttgtttatgttgaccataaaaatacataaatcagaGCAGACACCATGAGACCCTCAGGACTGAGTGTGAAGTAAAAAGAaagatatatctatatataacatGGCAGAAAGCCTTGTTTGATGCTCTCACCCATCCTGAAGTGATTCAGTGTCCATCAGCATGCTGTTAGTGCGGTTGTCCATTTCTAAACCGTCCCCTCCATACATGCTCGATCTGGGTGTGCTCAGACAACTAGATCTCCTGGAGTTCAGACTGGATGTCTGATTGGACCCCGGGATGTTCATAGGGGAGGGGCCCATCGAGCGCTGCCGAACCGTCTGGTTGATGTTCCGCACAGTCTCAAAGACACGCTTAGGTTGCAACCTGAAGAAAacgtgataataataataataatgttaacagacaaaaaaaaaaaaagaatcacacAGAAAAATATAAACCTCTGTCAGAGGAATTCTCTACTCTCTGTGGAGCAGTTCATATATGCACATATCAAAATGTCTTCTCTAACATGATAGGAAAGCGTTTTAATCATCTAATGACATACGTCTCGACACTGGTACATTTCATATTCCTTTTAAAACGCCTTTCCAATTTTGATGATCTGAGACATAGGCTCAAACAAACACACCTTTGTTCTTCTACTTCTGGATCAGACATCTGAATCTCTTTCCTCATGGTGCCTTCAATTTCAGCAGCTAAAGAGTCCtgttacatacagtacacaataGACACACAGTTTGGGAATCTGCATGTATTTTAGTATTACTGTTATTGATTCGAGATAAACTTCAGAACAAACATCTGTAGTTATCCAGTGACACATTTGCAGTTTATATCCAATTTCcatttatgaattatttattcataaaAGGTTTTCAATTTTTTTCTCAGTCCTTATCTCTTACCAAGGGGAAGAGGCCGAGCGAGTGGAATCGTCGTGGTGTACTGAGAGGCATTGTTTTATTCCTGAAGTTCTTCAGTTCCTCCTGAGCTTCATGAAGCATCTCCATACACTCAGCATACTTATCTTCCAACTCCCTCAGCTGGAGACAGAAACACAAAGATTGAGATAAGATATGCATACCAGCTGAAAACAGCAGTAAAATACTATCAGAGATTGCAAattccacacaaagcacaatgaaagGAAAATACATACCCATTTTAGTCATCTTAACAAACTACACTCTTCTAGACAATTCTGCtattaattactcaccctcatgttgttccaaaggaTAACTTAGGCTAAAATGTccctttattatattatatatcattatatgGCACTGTTT harbors:
- the LOC127657520 gene encoding trafficking kinesin-binding protein 1-like isoform X5, with amino-acid sequence MNVCNSTDLPEVEIISLLEEQLPHYNLRADTIYGYDHDDWLHTPLIPPDVNLDLTTEQIEETLKYFLLCADRVGQMTKTYNDIDAVTRLLEEKERDLELAARIGQSLLKKNKTLSERNTSLEEQVEHIREEVSQLRHDLSMKDELLQFYTSAAEESDGESAATTPIRGNDSSLSVPNYLPLDSLQKKLQDLEAENIVLRSEANHLETETISYEEKEQQLVNDCVKELRDANIQISTIAEELAKKTEDASRQQEEITHLLSQVVDLQKKAKSYAVENEELTQHLGAAKDAQRALTAELRELEDKYAECMEMLHEAQEELKNFRNKTMPLSTPRRFHSLGLFPLDSLAAEIEGTMRKEIQMSDPEVEEQRLQPKRVFETVRNINQTVRQRSMGPSPMNIPGSNQTSSLNSRRSSCLSTPRSSMYGGDGLEMDNRTNSMLMDTESLQDGSNDSNRKPGTPGTPGSRDLEAALRRLSLRRDNCMSERRFFEEERERKLNALSEEKNKMYGDRDGGSGIEEGGSLTPADSIMSLGTLHSVYSIYSARSYLPDKLQIVKPLEGSATLHAWQQLAQPHLGGLLDTRPGVVTKGFRPLELDLEEVYQFNDLEEDEPGQHSQSVISTSGLGSLPCSPPSRQPRINNCVSQEEQLRESGGTPGIWPDRVEAGVEEVSSVNFPGKCMSHTSSTYTFTTCRILHPSDELTRVTPRSNDEDEEAALYHVVLVAGLKHTH